The Devosia sp. genome segment GGGAAAAGGTGGCGCGTAGCGCCGGATGAGGGGCTTTTTGACGATGAGAAACAGCTTCAGTGAAGCTGTTTCCGGCGAAAAGGCCACGAGAGCTACGCTCGAATGGCAAGATGTGTCCAACAAACCCCTCACCCGCCCTTCGGGCACCCTCTCCCACAAGGGGAGAGGGGTAAGAGGCTTTCGTTCACCAGAGCGTTTTCAGGAAAAGTGGACACCACTTTTCTGGTGCGAAAACGTGACAAATCAAAAACCTGGAGCACTCTTTCTGATTGCATCAGAAAGAGTGCTCTAAAACGGAAACTTCATGCCGGGCGGGATGGGCAGGCCGGCGGTTACTTCGCTCATCTTGCGCTGCATTTCCGCTTCGCTCTTGCCCTTGGCATCGTTGAAGGCGGCGACGATCAGGTCTTCGACCATTTCGGCGTCTTCGGGCTTGAGCAGACCGGGATCGATCTTGAGACCCTTCATCTCGCCCTTGCCCGAAAGCGCCACAGTGACCATGCCGCCGCCCGAGCGGCCCTCGACGACCAGTTCGGCAAGCTCGGCCTGCATGGCCTCCATCTTGCCCTTCATCTCGCTGGCGGCCTTCATCATGCCCATGATGTCTTTCATTCGTCGTCCTCTTCGGGTGGGGGCGGGGGCAGGTCGGGAACGATGGCGGCTTCCTCGCGCACCGTCACATTGACCAGTTTGGCCCCTGGAAATGTTTCTAATATGGCCTTGACCAGCGGATCGTCATGCGCGGCCGCGGTGGCGGCCTGCTGCTTCTGCTCGGCCTCCTGGCGGATGGTCAGGCCCTCGGGTGGCCGTGTCGACACCATGACCAGCCAGCGGGCGCCGGTCCAGGCCTGCAGCCGCGCCGACAGGGTCGCGATAATCCCCGGATCGGTGCCTTCCGACAGGGCGACCTCGATCCGGCCCTCTTCGAAGCTGATGGGGCGCATCTGGCTTTCAAGGGCCAGCTTGACCAGAACGTCGCGCTTGGCGGTGGCCAGCGCGATCAGGTCCTTGTAGCTGCCGATCTGGGCCAGGGCCGGCTTGGCCACCGGCTGCGGTTCGCTGGCCGGAGGGACCGGGCTTGCAACCATGGCCGGGCCGGACTGGGCGACCTGGCGCAGGGCGGTCGGGCCGCCGCCGCCGGAGGGGCGGGGGGCGATAGCCGGTTGGGCGGGCGAGCTGGGGAGATTGCCCTGCTGGGTCAGCTTGGAAATGACCTCGTCGGGGCTCGGCAGGTCGGCGGCATAGGCCAGCCGGATCAGCGTCATCTCGGCGGCCTGCAGACCATTGCCGGCGCGGGCGGTTTCCTCATTGCCCTTGAACAGGATCTGCCAGGCCCGCGTCAGCGCCCGCATCGGCAGGCGATTGGCGAGATCGCGGCCCCGGCTGCGCTCGTCGGGCGTCAGGGCCGCATCGTCGGCAGCGGCCGGCACCACCTTGATGCGGGTGACGAGATGGGTGAATTCGCTGAGATCGGCGAGCAGGGTCTGCGGATCGGCGCCCAGATCGTAGAGCTCCCTGAGCGCCGTCAGGGCCTCGGCAACGCGCCCGGCCATGACATCCTCGAACAGGTCAATGACCTTGGCCCGGTCGCCCAGCCCCAGCATAGCCTTGACGGTTGAGGCTGAAACCGTGCCATTGCCATGGGCGATCGCCTGATCCAGCAGGCTCAGGCTATCGCGCGCCGAGCCTTCGCCGGCCCGCACGATCATGGCCAGGGCGTCGGGTTCGAAGCCGATGCCTTCCTGCGCCAGGATGGTCTCGAGATAGTTCGACATGATCTCGGCCGGAATGCGCCGGAGATCGAAGCGCTGACACCGCGACAGGATGGTGATCGGCACCTTGCGGATCTCGGTGGTCGCGAAGATGAACTTCACATAGGGCGGCGGCTCTTCCAGGGTTTTCAGCAGCCCGTTGAAGGCGGCCGTGGAGAGCATGTGCACCTCGTCGATCACATAGACCTTGTAGGGGGCCGAGACCGGGCCGTATTTGACCGAGTCGATGATCTCGCGGATATCGCCGATACCGGTATTGCTGGCGGCGTCCATTTCCACCACGTCGACATGCCGCCCCTCGATGATGGCGCGGCAATGCGTGCCCTCCTGGGAGAGGTCCAGCGTCGGGTGCGGACCGCTTTCGTCTTCGTAGTTGAAGGCGCGCGCCAGAATGCGGGCTGTCGTGGTTTTGCCCACGCCGCGCACGCCGGTGAGGATAAAGGCATGGTGGATGCGGTTCTGGGCAAAGGCATTGCCCAGCGTCTGCACCATGGCGTCCTGGCCGACCAGGGTCGAGAAATCGCGCGGGCGATATTTGCGCGCCAGCACCAGATAGGGGCTGGAAGCTGCCTCAGCCATACCGGACATCCCTCTGCGGGAAATGGGGGAATCTGCCTTGCTTCATGCCCGGACCTTAGGGCAAGCCGCGTCCGACCGCAAAAGCCAAGAGCCAATTCGCGGGGCCACAATGCCCAGTTGTGAACAGATGAGTAGGAGGCTGGCATCGACCCGTGAGGATCTCGTTGGGGCTGCTTCCTTCCGGACCTGACCCGGTTGGCGAGGAACACGTCCGCGCCAACCTCCCGGCGCCTATATGCGGATTATTGGTTTGGGATGCAAGAGGTGTGGTCAGCGTCCCGGACTGTCCACGGGTTGGCGCTGGCTTGAAAATTCGCGGCCGAAGGCTTCGAGTTCAAGCATGGGCGCGGAGCCCGGCGCGATACTGGCCGGATCGGTACCGACGATGCTGACCACCGCCTGCGCCTCGCCCTGCCAATCGAGGATCGGGACGGCGGCGGAGACCAGGCCCGGCATGAAGCGCCCGTCGACATGGGCATATCCTTGCTGGCGAATGGCCTGGATCAACCCCTCGATTCCATCCCGGGTTGGTTTGGCATCCGGCAAAAGGCCCGGATTCCGGCGCGCCAGCTTCAACTCCTCCTCGAGGTTCCGCTCGAGACCCGCGCGTGGATACCAGGCGAGAAATGCCCGACCCGACGCCGAGTTCAACAACGGCAATGAGGTGCCCAGGCCCATCGAGGTCACGGCGGGGACGGCGCCGCGCTCCCAGCGGACGACGGTGGCGCCGCCATTGCCCCAGACGGTCAGCAGCGCCGTCATCCCGGTCCGCAGCGACAGGGCACCAAGCCCGTCGGCGGTGCGGTTTACAAAGTCGTGGCGGGCGATGGCGGCAAGGCCCAACTGCATCGCGGCCGGACCGATGTCATATTGTCCGGAGCGCCCCTCCTGCCGGACGAGGCCCGTGGAAACGAAGGTCGTCAGGTAGCGATGCACCTTGCTCGGGGGCATACCGCATTCCCGTGCGATTTCGGTGAGCGTGGTGGCCCCGTTCAGGCCGGCCAGGTGCAGCAGGACCTTGAGCGCCGCTTCCAGTGATTTCGTGCCCTGCGCGCCGCTGCCGTTCATTGCCATCCCCAATTCCGTGCTCGCCATAGGCCATGGATTGTACCGAACCGCAAGCCGGGCCAAGAGTTGCATTTCTACATATTAGAATGAATTGCATAATATAGAAATTAGCTCTAGGGTCGCCCCAACCCGAAATGGCCGCGCATCACCGCGCCGATCAATGCCCAGGAGGTCCCGATGGCGTTTGTTTTCCCCCCGGCAGCCCAGCCCAGTGTCGCCGTGTTCGAAAGCGACCTGCGGTTTCCGGTGCGGCGCATTTTCTGCGTGGGTCGCAACTACGCCGCCCATGCACGCGAAATGGGCAAGGATCCTGACCGCGACCCGCCCTTCTTCTTCACCAAGCCAGCCGACGCCGTGGTCGACAGCGCCGAAGTGGTGGCCTATCCGCCCGAGACCGGCAATTTCCACTACGAAGCCGAACTCGTGGTCGCCATCGGCAAGGCCGGCTCCGACATCGCCGAGGCGCAGGCGCTGGATCACGTCTGGGGCTATGCGGTGGGCAATGACCTGACCCGCCGCGACCTGCAACTGGCGGCCCGGGAACAGGGGCGGCCATGGGACTGGGGCAAGGCCTTCGATCGCTCGGCCGTAATCGGACCGGTTCGTCCGGTGGCGCGCCACGGGCATTTTTCGAGCGGCGCCATCTCGCTGAGCGTGAACGGGCAGTCCCGCCAGCGCTCGGATATCGACCAGCTCATCTGGTCGGTCGAGGAGATCATCGCCATTCTCTCGCGGTCGATGACCCTGCAGCCGGGCGACCTGATCATGACCGGCACGCCCGAAGGCGTTGGCCAGCTTGTCCCCGGCGATGTCTGCGTTGTCGCCATCGAGGGGCTGGGCGAAATCTCGACGACCATCGGTCCGGCGCGATGACCCTGCGGCTGCACAATTTCTTTCGGTCTTCGACCTCGACGCGCCTGCGGGCTGCCCTCAACCTCAAGGGCCTGCCTTATGATTACGTCGGCTATTCGCTGCGGGACGGGCAAACCCGCACACCGCAATTTCTGGCCCTCAATCCGGCTGGGCTGGTCCCGGTTCTGGAACGGGACGATGGGGTGGTCCTGACCCAGTCGCTTGCAATAATCGAATGGCTGGAGGAGACAATGCCCACGCCGCCGCTGCTGCCGGCGGATGCGGACGGCCGCGCCCGCGTGCGGGCCCTCGCCTATATGCTGGCCTGTGAAATCCACCCGCTCAACAATCTGCGCGTGCTGCGCCGGCTGAACGAGCAGTTTGGCGCGGACGAGGCTGCGCAGGAGGCCTGGTTTGTTCATTGGGTCAAGGCAACATTCGATGCGTTCGAGATCAGCCTGGCATCGAGCGCCGCCACCGGCCGCTACTGCCACGGCGATGTGCCGGGCCTGGCCGATATCTGCCTCTATGCGCAGGTCTGGAACAATCGTCGCTTTGCCATAGACGGCAGCGCCTGGCCGACCATCGACCGCATTTTTGCCGCGCTCGACGCGCTCCCCGCCTTTCGTGATGCCGCACCGCCCAATCAACCCGACGCCAGCTAAGAGGAGACGGCCATGAAAGACGCGACGCCCGCCCATGCCATGCAGCCCGAAGAGACGCCGGAGCTCAAGGCGCTCTACAAAGGCTTTGAGGCCGAAAGCCTGATGCCGCTCTGGACGCAGCTGGGCGATCTCATGCCGGTTCATCCCAAGCCGCGGGCACAGGCCCATGTCTGGAAATGGGCCAATCTGCTGCCTCTGGCCGAAGCTTCTGGCCGCCTGGTGCCGGTCGGGCGGGGCGGGGAGCGGCGCGCCATCGGCCTTGCCAATCCAGGGCTGGCGCCGCACGCCTATGTCACGCCCACGCTCTGGGCCGCTATCCAGTATCTGGGGCCCAGGGAAACCGCGCCCGAACACCGCCATGCCCAGAATGCCTTCCGCTTCGTGGTCGAGGGTGAAGGCGTATGGACCGTGGTCAATGGCGATCCGGTGCGGATGAGCCGGGGCGACCTGTTGCTGACGCCGGGCTGGAATTTTCATGGCCATCACAATGATACCGACCAGCCCATGGCCTGGATCGACGGGCTCGACATTCCGTTCAGCCACCACAACGATGTCGGCTTTTTTGAGTTCGGGTCCGAGCGGGTGACCGATTATGCGACCCCGAACTTCTCGCGCGCAGAGCGGCTTTGGGGCCATCCCGGCCTGCGCCCGCTTTCGGGCCTGCGCGATGCGGTCAGTTCGCCCCTCAGCGCCTATCGCTGGGTGCATACCGACGCGGCCCTGACCGAACAGCTTCTGCTCGAGGACGAAGGCCAGCCGGCAACGCTGGAGCCGGGCCATGCCGCCATTCGCTACGTCAACCCGACCACCGGGGGCGATGTCATGCCCACCATTCGCTGCGAGTTCCACCGCCTGCGCGAGGGCGGCTCGACACCGGCGCGGCGGGAGGTCGGTTCGTCGGTCTTTCAGGTGTTTGAAGGGCAGGGCAGCGTCAGTCTCAACGGCACGGTTCACACGCTCGAAAAGGGCGATCTCTTCGTTGTGCCATCCTGGGTAAGCTGGTCGCTCGAGGCGCAGAGCCAGTTCGACCTGTTCCGTTTTTCCGATGCGCCGATCATGGAGCGGCTCAGTTTCATGCGCGTCCAGGTCGAGGGCGAAATGCCGTGAGCCTCGGAGCCGCCCAATACGCCCTGCGGCAGAGACAGGGCGCGGGTGCGCGCTATGACGCGGCCGGTGCCCCGCATGACGACCTGCTGCTGGTGCGTCGCGGCACGGCCTATTGCGCCCGCAATCTCAATGCGCTCAGCGACGACGCGCTGGCAGAACCATCACCGCGACAGGGTCTGAGCCAGGGTGCGCTGGTTGTCGGCCTTTGCCTTGAGGCGCGAAGCCTGGCGCATCATCTGCAATGGGCGCGAACCGGGCTGGCGCCGGAGGAGGACGCGATCCTGGGATACGCGCCTGCCGACCTTGAGCTGGGCAGTACCTTGCCGCCGCGCGCCATTCGCACGCTGTTCGATCACAGTTGCGTGCACCTTGATGTCGAATGGCGCGATCTCAGCGATGCCGACTGGACAAAATACCTGCCTGGCGATCCCGGCCGCCGTGTTGCCGAGACCCCGGGGCAGCGCGCCCGATCGATCTGGATCGCCGGCTTCCAGCTTGCCGCGCGGCCGCGCCTGGCGGATGTGCCGGAACGTCTGCGGGAGGCGGTGACCTTGGCCCGAGGCGGCCAGAGCATCACCCCTTGACCTTCCCACCGGTGGAAGGTTCATAGCATTTGGCGACACCGCGAAGGACGTCGCCGCCATGCCGAAATTCAACTTTTTCAGCCGCACCGGAAAGCCGCGGCGCCCATCGTCCGATCGGCGGGCGCTGGCGCGCCAGTTCGCGGTCTGGCTGGTTGCGGTTGCGGCGATCCTGAGCATGGGGCTGCATCACGCGGCCATGGCTGCACCCGCGCCGGTCCACCACGCGCCGATGGCCATGCACGCCCATGACGGCATGCCACCCGCGCCCGCGGCACCGCATACGGTCATGATCTGCTGTGGGCTCGGCATGTGCCTTTCCGGCCTGCCGGTTTCCGGGCCGATCGCGCTGGAGCGGCGGCCACTGCCAATGGGACGAGCCATTGCCGGCAGTCTCGACCGGCGCTGGACCCCCGGCCTTATCGAACGCCCGCCAAAGTTCCTGTCCTGAACCCCGACCACAAAACGCAATCAAGGATATTGGAAATGACACTGATCAATCGGGCGCTTGCCGCCTCCGTCTTCGTTCTCGCCGCCTCCCTGCCAGCCTTGGCGCAGGACGCCCATGCGGGCCATGACATGGCCGCCATGGGCGGCAAGGGTGGCGCCGACCTGCCTGACATCTGCCTTGTGGAAGAAGGCCACGACGCCATGGCCGCGGGCATGGGCATGGACCATGCGGGGATGGACGAAGCCCATACCGATCTCATGTTCGGCATGGACGAGACCAACCGGCAGATGATGCAGGCCATGCAGGTCGAGGATATCGACGTGGCCTTCGTTTGCGGCATGATCCCCCACCACCAGGCGGCGATCAACATGGCCAAGGCCGAGCTCGAACACGGTGACAATCAGTGGGCCCGCGACATGGCCCAGAAGATCATCGATGCCCAGGAGCAGGAAATCGCCGACATGTTGGCCTGGCTCGAGGGCGAAGGGACCAACGAATAGCAGTGCTGCCGGGCGCGCCTTGGGCGCGTCCGGACTTCATGCCGGCGTTTTGGGTGCCGGCGGCGTGACCGGGCCGCGATAGCGCATTGCGTCGATGAACAGTTGGAAAGCGGCCGAGTGCTGGCGATTGGGATAGTAGAGATGATAGCCCTCGAATGTGGGCATCCAGTCGCCGAGGACCTGCACGAGCGCACCTGACTGCAGCAACTCGTAGGTGACGTCTTCCGGGACGCAGCCGATTCCATGCCCGGCCAGGGCGGCTTTCAGCACGTGCGCGGAGCCATTGAAGGCCAGCTGACCATCCACCCGCACGTTGAGCCTGCGGCCGTCCTTTTCGAACTCCCAGGCGTAAAATCCGCCATAGGAAATCAGCCGCAGATTGATGCAGTTGTGCCCGGTCAACTCGTCGGGGCTGCGCGGAATGGGCCGGTCGGCAAAGTAGCTTGGGGCCGCCACGACGGCCATGCGCCAATCCGGGGCAATGCGGGTGGCAATCATGTCGCGGGCCACTTCCTCCCCCAGCCGCACGCCCGCGTCATAGCCCTTTTCGACGATATCGATCAGCCCGTTCTCGACATCGACTTCCACCCGGATTTCGGGATAGCGGGCGGCAAAGGCGTCCAACCGCGGCCAGATCGCCGTCTTGAGCGCATGATCGCTCGAATTGATGCGAATGGTGCCCGCAGGCACATCGCGCAGGTCAGACAGCGCCTGCAACTCGGCATTGATTTCATCCAGATGCGGACCGATGCCGGCCAGCAGGCGCCGCCCCGCATCGGTGGGCGTGACGCTGCGGGTGGTGCGGGTGAGCAGGCGCATGCCGATCCGCAGTTCAAGATTGCGAATGGTGCGGCTGAGCGCGGACTGCGAGGTGCCCAGCTTGGCAGCGGCCGCGGTGAAACTGCGTTCCTGCGCCACGGCAATCAGGGCGGTCAGATCATTGAGATTTTCGCGCATGGATTAATATCCCAAATGCATAAGTACAATCGAATTTGACCGGATTATCGACAAAAGGCCAGAGGCCTAAGATGCATCGTGGATCGGCCTAACGATCTCAAACGCACAAAGGAGCCCGCCATGCAGACCCGCACACTTGGCAAGAACGGATTGACGGTATCGGCCATGGGCCTCGGCTGCATGGGCATGAGCCAGTCCTATGCACCCTTTCCCGACCGGCAGACCTCCATCGACCTGATCCGCGCGGCAGTTGATCGCGGTGTGACCTTTTTCGATACCGCGGAAGTCTATGGCCCTTTTACCAATGAAGAGCTGGTGGGGGAGGCGTTGCGGCCGCTGCGCGACCGGGTGATCATCGCCACAAAATTTGGTTTTGCCTATGAGAACGGCAAGTCGATCGGCCCCGACAGCCGCCCGGAAAACATGCGCCGGGCACTCGAAGGCTCGTTGCAGCGGCTGGGCGTCGAAACCATCGACCTCTATTACCAGCATCGCGTCGATCCGAACGTGCCCATCGAAGATGTGGCCGGAGAAGTCAGCCGCTTCATCGCCGAGGGCAAGGTGCGCTATTTCGGCATGTCGGAAGCCGGGCTCGACACCATCCGGCGCGCCCACAAGGTGCAGGCCGTCACCGCGCTGCAGAACGAATATTCGCTGTGGTTCCAGCGCCCGCCCGTGCTCGACCTGTGCGAGGAACTGGGCATCGGCCTGGTGCCCTATAGCCCGCTCGGCAAGGGTTTCCTGACTGGCAAGATCGATGCAGACCGGACCTTTGCATCCACCGATATCCGCAGCACCATTCCCCGTTTCCAGCAGGAGGCGCGGGTGGCAAACCAGGCAATTGTCGAACTGCTGACCATGATCGGCGACGAGCGGTCTGCAAGTCCGGCCCAGGTGGCGCTTGCCTGGCTGATGGCCCAGAAGCCATGGATCGTGCCGATCCCCGGCACCACGAAGCTGCATCGCCTCGAGGAAAATCTGGCCGCCGTGGACCTGGTCCTGTCAGCGGACGACCTTGCCCGCATCGATGCGGCGGCGGCGGAGATCAAGATCGAAGGTGCCCGCTATTCGGAAGCTGCCGAGAAAGCCACGGGACTGTGAGCCAACCATGACCGCAAGCAGCGCGACAAAGCCCGGTGGCCCAGCCATGGCCGTCCCACAGGACATGGCGCGGCCCCTGCTCGGCATCGGGCTCGCCGTTTTGGCGACGGTGCTGTTTGCGGCCCATGACGTGGTCAATAAGCACCTCTTGGCCAGCTATGATGTGCCATTGGTCTCGGCCATGCGTTACCTGGTCCACCTGATGCTGATGGTCGCCATTCTCGGGCCGGTGCAGGGCCGCCAGCTGGTCACGACGCAAAGGACGGGCCTTGTCGTCGTGCGCGCGCTGTGCCTCGTGGTAGCGACCCTGTTCATGGGCCTGGCGCTGCAATTGATGCCATTGGCAGAGACCACGGCCATCATCTATCTCTCGCCGATCATGGTCGTGCTTCTTGCTCGCCCGATCCTGGGCGAACAGATCGGCCTGTTCGGCTGGATCGGCGCCATCGGCGGCTTTGTGGGGGTCCTGCTGATCGTCCGCCCCGGTGGCGGGCTCGATCCATTGGGCGTCGTCTTTGCCCTGTGCAATGTCGGCGTCACCGTCGCCTATTACCTGCTGTCCCGCATCCTGGCGCGCAGCGAAAAGACCCTGGCCCTGTTGTTCTATTCGGCCCTGGCAGGCGCAGTCTGCTTCGGTCTTTTGGCGCCATGGTACTGGTTCGGCACCATGCCCAGTGCTCTCGACCTGTTGCTATTTGCGAGCCTCGGCGTGCTTGCAGCGCTTGGCCATTATTGCTTCACCGCTGCCTATCGCCACGCCCCGGCCTCGGTCCTGGCACCCATCAGCTATGCCCACCTGTTGTGGGCCGGGGTTTTGGGCTGGATTGTCTTCAACCAGTTTCCCGATGCCATTGGCCTTGCCGGCATGGGGCTGATCGGAGCGGCAGGCGTTCTGGTCGCGCTGCATTCATCCCGGCGCCGCAAGGGCTGAGACGGTTTAGCGGGTGGGGCGCGGCGCATCCCGCCATTGGCCGGGGGCCAGTCCGTCCAGGGACCAGTCGCCGATGCTCCAGCGCACCAGGCGCAGGGTCGGCAGGCCGACGGCGGCCGTCATGCGGCGCACCTGCCGGTTACGCCCCTCGCTGATGGTCAGCGAAAGCCAGCTATCGGGCACGCTCTTGCGATAGCGCACCGGCGGATCGCGCGGCCAGAGGTCTGGAGCTTCGATCTGCTGGGCCTGGGCAGGGCGGGTCCGGCCATCCTTGAGGTCGACGCCAGCGCGCAATCGGTCGAGAGCCGCCGCATCGGGTTCGCCCTCCACCTGCACCAGATAGGTCTTGGGCAGCTTGAACCTGGGGTCCGAAATGCGCGCCTGCAGCTTGCCATCGTCCGTCAGCAGCAGCAGGCCTTCGCTGTCCTTGTCCAGCCGGCCGGCCGGATAGACGCCCTTGACGGCGATGTAGTCGGCCAGGGTCGCGCCCTCGCCGGTAAACTGGGTCAGCACGTTATAGGGCTTGTTGAAAACAATGAGGCGCGTCACGTCGTCCGGTCGCTGCTGGGCTGGGAGCCATGGGGGCGGGGTGGGTGTACCAGGGTCACCAGCACCACCGATATCATCATCAGCAGATACCATGAACCCAGTTTGCCCCAACTGACCAAGGTCCAGCCGTTTGCCTGCTCGGGATAGATCCAGGCGCGGCTCCAGGTGCCGATATTTTCTGCGATCCAGATGAAGAGCGCCACTAGCAGGAAAGCGAGCAGCATGGGCATGACATGGCGGAAGCGAAACACCCGGTAATGCATGACGCTGCGCCCGTAGAGGACGGCGATCGCGGCGAAGAGGAACCATCGGAAGTCGAAGATGAAATGGTGCGAGAAGAAATTGGCATAGATGGCGACGGCCAGGAGCGCCGTCGTCCAGACCGGCGGATAGCGGGTGAAGGTGATGTCGAAGATGCGCTGGATGCGGGCCATGTAGGAGCCGACACAGGCATACATGAAGCCCGAAAACAGCGGCACGCCACCGAGGCGGAAGACGGCATCCTCGGGGTAGATCCAGGACCCGGCAGCGGTCTTGAACAGTTCCATGCCGGTGCCGACAACGTGGAAGATGAGGATGACGCGCGCTTCGTCCAGGGTTTCCAGCTTGAAGATGATCATCCCGGCCTGGATCGCCAGCGCGGCAATGAACCAGAGGTCGTAGCGATTGAGACCGATCTCGGGCCAGTAGAGGCTTGTGACGAGAATCATCGCCAGCATCAGGCCGCCAAACAGGCATGCCCAGGCCTGCTTGAGCCCGAAAACCACGAACTCCACGAGGCCATCGACAACCCGCCCGCGCGGCAGGCGGGCCAATACGCCATGGGCCGCGTCGTCGATCGCCGCTTCCACACTCGTGAACCGATTGGCCATGCCCCGCCCTTGCCCGAACCACTCGGTCTGGTTATGCCCTTTTGAAAGGCGCCGAATTGTGGCGCGCCGCTTGCCGCGGCACAACCAGGAGCAGACATTGGCCAAACGCCGTCATCCAACCTCGTTGCGCACCTCGGGCGAGGACATCGCCGTCTCCCGCAAGGCTCCCGATACGCCCCAGACGCGAAGCGCGGCCTATCGCCTGGCCTTTGCCGACGATGAGTTCATGACGTCCGAGGATACGCGTGGCGTCCGCTTCCAGCTCGAATATCTCAAGCCCGAATTTCGCCTGCGCGAGCATGGCATCAATTCGACCGTCGTGCTGTTTGGCGGCGCGCGCATTCCCGAGCCCGGCAAGCCGGCCTGGGCGGCGCGCAATGAAGTGCAGAAGAAAAATCTTGAGGCCGCCT includes the following:
- a CDS encoding YbaB/EbfC family nucleoid-associated protein — protein: MKDIMGMMKAASEMKGKMEAMQAELAELVVEGRSGGGMVTVALSGKGEMKGLKIDPGLLKPEDAEMVEDLIVAAFNDAKGKSEAEMQRKMSEVTAGLPIPPGMKFPF
- a CDS encoding DNA polymerase III subunit gamma/tau, producing the protein MAEAASSPYLVLARKYRPRDFSTLVGQDAMVQTLGNAFAQNRIHHAFILTGVRGVGKTTTARILARAFNYEDESGPHPTLDLSQEGTHCRAIIEGRHVDVVEMDAASNTGIGDIREIIDSVKYGPVSAPYKVYVIDEVHMLSTAAFNGLLKTLEEPPPYVKFIFATTEIRKVPITILSRCQRFDLRRIPAEIMSNYLETILAQEGIGFEPDALAMIVRAGEGSARDSLSLLDQAIAHGNGTVSASTVKAMLGLGDRAKVIDLFEDVMAGRVAEALTALRELYDLGADPQTLLADLSEFTHLVTRIKVVPAAADDAALTPDERSRGRDLANRLPMRALTRAWQILFKGNEETARAGNGLQAAEMTLIRLAYAADLPSPDEVISKLTQQGNLPSSPAQPAIAPRPSGGGGPTALRQVAQSGPAMVASPVPPASEPQPVAKPALAQIGSYKDLIALATAKRDVLVKLALESQMRPISFEEGRIEVALSEGTDPGIIATLSARLQAWTGARWLVMVSTRPPEGLTIRQEAEQKQQAATAAAHDDPLVKAILETFPGAKLVNVTVREEAAIVPDLPPPPPEEDDE
- a CDS encoding IclR family transcriptional regulator, translating into MNGSGAQGTKSLEAALKVLLHLAGLNGATTLTEIARECGMPPSKVHRYLTTFVSTGLVRQEGRSGQYDIGPAAMQLGLAAIARHDFVNRTADGLGALSLRTGMTALLTVWGNGGATVVRWERGAVPAVTSMGLGTSLPLLNSASGRAFLAWYPRAGLERNLEEELKLARRNPGLLPDAKPTRDGIEGLIQAIRQQGYAHVDGRFMPGLVSAAVPILDWQGEAQAVVSIVGTDPASIAPGSAPMLELEAFGREFSSQRQPVDSPGR
- a CDS encoding fumarylacetoacetate hydrolase family protein → MAFVFPPAAQPSVAVFESDLRFPVRRIFCVGRNYAAHAREMGKDPDRDPPFFFTKPADAVVDSAEVVAYPPETGNFHYEAELVVAIGKAGSDIAEAQALDHVWGYAVGNDLTRRDLQLAAREQGRPWDWGKAFDRSAVIGPVRPVARHGHFSSGAISLSVNGQSRQRSDIDQLIWSVEEIIAILSRSMTLQPGDLIMTGTPEGVGQLVPGDVCVVAIEGLGEISTTIGPAR
- the maiA gene encoding maleylacetoacetate isomerase, coding for MTLRLHNFFRSSTSTRLRAALNLKGLPYDYVGYSLRDGQTRTPQFLALNPAGLVPVLERDDGVVLTQSLAIIEWLEETMPTPPLLPADADGRARVRALAYMLACEIHPLNNLRVLRRLNEQFGADEAAQEAWFVHWVKATFDAFEISLASSAATGRYCHGDVPGLADICLYAQVWNNRRFAIDGSAWPTIDRIFAALDALPAFRDAAPPNQPDAS
- a CDS encoding cupin domain-containing protein, whose product is MKDATPAHAMQPEETPELKALYKGFEAESLMPLWTQLGDLMPVHPKPRAQAHVWKWANLLPLAEASGRLVPVGRGGERRAIGLANPGLAPHAYVTPTLWAAIQYLGPRETAPEHRHAQNAFRFVVEGEGVWTVVNGDPVRMSRGDLLLTPGWNFHGHHNDTDQPMAWIDGLDIPFSHHNDVGFFEFGSERVTDYATPNFSRAERLWGHPGLRPLSGLRDAVSSPLSAYRWVHTDAALTEQLLLEDEGQPATLEPGHAAIRYVNPTTGGDVMPTIRCEFHRLREGGSTPARREVGSSVFQVFEGQGSVSLNGTVHTLEKGDLFVVPSWVSWSLEAQSQFDLFRFSDAPIMERLSFMRVQVEGEMP
- a CDS encoding maleylpyruvate isomerase N-terminal domain-containing protein, coding for MSLGAAQYALRQRQGAGARYDAAGAPHDDLLLVRRGTAYCARNLNALSDDALAEPSPRQGLSQGALVVGLCLEARSLAHHLQWARTGLAPEEDAILGYAPADLELGSTLPPRAIRTLFDHSCVHLDVEWRDLSDADWTKYLPGDPGRRVAETPGQRARSIWIAGFQLAARPRLADVPERLREAVTLARGGQSITP
- a CDS encoding DUF305 domain-containing protein, which translates into the protein MTLINRALAASVFVLAASLPALAQDAHAGHDMAAMGGKGGADLPDICLVEEGHDAMAAGMGMDHAGMDEAHTDLMFGMDETNRQMMQAMQVEDIDVAFVCGMIPHHQAAINMAKAELEHGDNQWARDMAQKIIDAQEQEIADMLAWLEGEGTNE
- a CDS encoding LysR family transcriptional regulator — translated: MRENLNDLTALIAVAQERSFTAAAAKLGTSQSALSRTIRNLELRIGMRLLTRTTRSVTPTDAGRRLLAGIGPHLDEINAELQALSDLRDVPAGTIRINSSDHALKTAIWPRLDAFAARYPEIRVEVDVENGLIDIVEKGYDAGVRLGEEVARDMIATRIAPDWRMAVVAAPSYFADRPIPRSPDELTGHNCINLRLISYGGFYAWEFEKDGRRLNVRVDGQLAFNGSAHVLKAALAGHGIGCVPEDVTYELLQSGALVQVLGDWMPTFEGYHLYYPNRQHSAAFQLFIDAMRYRGPVTPPAPKTPA
- a CDS encoding aldo/keto reductase, whose translation is MQTRTLGKNGLTVSAMGLGCMGMSQSYAPFPDRQTSIDLIRAAVDRGVTFFDTAEVYGPFTNEELVGEALRPLRDRVIIATKFGFAYENGKSIGPDSRPENMRRALEGSLQRLGVETIDLYYQHRVDPNVPIEDVAGEVSRFIAEGKVRYFGMSEAGLDTIRRAHKVQAVTALQNEYSLWFQRPPVLDLCEELGIGLVPYSPLGKGFLTGKIDADRTFASTDIRSTIPRFQQEARVANQAIVELLTMIGDERSASPAQVALAWLMAQKPWIVPIPGTTKLHRLEENLAAVDLVLSADDLARIDAAAAEIKIEGARYSEAAEKATGL